Proteins encoded by one window of Dryocola sp. LX212:
- the smg gene encoding DUF494 family protein Smg gives MFDVLMYLFETYIHNEAEMRVDQDKLTRDLTDAGFDREDIYNALVWLEKLADYQEGLTEPMQLAADPLSMRVYTEEESMRLDASCRGFLLFLEQIQVLNLETREMVIERVLALDTAEFELEDLKWVILMVLFNIPGCENAYQQMEELLFEVNDGMLH, from the coding sequence ATGTTCGACGTACTAATGTACTTATTTGAAACCTACATCCATAACGAAGCTGAAATGCGCGTAGATCAGGACAAATTGACGCGCGATCTCACCGATGCCGGTTTTGATCGCGAAGATATTTACAATGCGTTGGTATGGCTTGAAAAGCTGGCTGATTATCAGGAAGGGCTCACCGAGCCGATGCAACTGGCCGCCGATCCACTTTCCATGCGGGTCTACACGGAAGAAGAAAGCATGCGTCTGGATGCCAGCTGCCGGGGATTCTTACTTTTCCTTGAGCAGATTCAGGTGCTAAACCTCGAAACTCGCGAAATGGTCATTGAACGCGTGCTGGCGCTGGATACCGCTGAATTTGAGTTAGAAGACTTAAAGTGGGTGATATTAATGGTGCTGTTCAACATTCCGGGATGCGAAAATGCCTATCAGCAGATGGAAGAATTACTCTTCGAAGTAAATGACGGTATGCTGCACTAA
- the aroE gene encoding shikimate dehydrogenase produces MDTFAVFGNPIQHSKSPQIHKLFAEQLNIEHPYGRILAPVDAFIETLEAFFAAGGKGANVTMPFKELAFARADELTERAALAGAVNTLKRLDDGRLVGDNTDGIGLLSDLERLSLVKPGDRVLLLGAGGAARGVLLPLLSLDCAVTITNRTFTRAEELATLFSHTGSVQAIEQQQLAGHEFDLIINATSSGVGGEVPAIPVSLLSHNVRCYDMFYQKGLTPFLGWSIEHGVQHYADGLGMLVGQAAHAFLLWHGVLPAITPVIEQLQKEMDE; encoded by the coding sequence ATGGACACCTTTGCCGTTTTCGGTAATCCGATTCAACACAGCAAATCACCGCAGATTCACAAGCTTTTTGCTGAGCAGCTGAATATCGAGCATCCGTATGGTCGTATTCTTGCTCCGGTGGATGCCTTCATTGAGACGCTGGAAGCTTTCTTTGCCGCTGGTGGTAAGGGTGCCAACGTCACGATGCCGTTTAAAGAGCTGGCGTTTGCCCGAGCAGACGAGCTTACGGAACGCGCCGCGCTTGCCGGTGCGGTTAATACGCTGAAGCGTCTGGATGATGGCCGACTGGTGGGTGATAACACCGATGGCATTGGCTTATTGAGTGACCTTGAACGTTTGTCCCTGGTTAAACCGGGCGATCGTGTTCTTCTTTTAGGGGCTGGTGGAGCGGCCAGAGGCGTATTGCTTCCTCTGCTGTCTCTTGACTGCGCTGTCACCATCACCAACCGTACATTTACCCGGGCGGAAGAGCTGGCAACACTGTTCAGCCATACCGGGAGCGTTCAGGCCATTGAACAACAGCAGCTGGCTGGCCATGAGTTTGACTTGATTATCAACGCTACCTCAAGCGGTGTCGGTGGCGAAGTCCCGGCTATCCCGGTATCTTTGCTTTCACATAACGTTCGCTGCTACGACATGTTTTATCAAAAGGGACTAACGCCGTTCCTGGGCTGGAGCATAGAACACGGTGTACAACATTATGCAGATGGATTAGGAATGCTGGTAGGGCAGGCGGCGCATGCTTTCTTATTATGGCATGGCGTGCTCCCGGCAATCACACCAGTAATTGAACAGCTCCAGAAGGAAATGGACGAATGA
- a CDS encoding amino acid ABC transporter substrate-binding protein, whose protein sequence is MKKMILATLVAAGSVLAVAGQAHAGTSLDAVKKKGFVQCGISDGLPGFSYADASGKFSGIDVDVCRGVAAAVFGDASKVKYTPLTAKERFTALQSGEVDILSRNTTWTSSRDGGMGMIFTGVTYYDGIGFLTHNKAGLKSAKELDGATVCIQAGTDTELNVADYFKANNMKYTPVTFDRSDESAKALESGRCDTLASDQSQLYALRIKLSNPAEWIVLPEVISKEPLGPVVRRGDEDWLAIVRWTLFAMLNAEEMGVDSKNVDQMAANPTTPDMAHLLGKEGDFGKDLKLDNKWAYNIVKQVGNYAEIFDHNVGAESPLKIKRGQNNLWNKGGIQYAPPVR, encoded by the coding sequence ATGAAAAAGATGATACTCGCCACGCTGGTCGCAGCCGGATCCGTGTTAGCGGTTGCGGGTCAGGCTCATGCCGGGACCTCGCTTGATGCAGTAAAAAAGAAAGGCTTTGTGCAATGCGGGATTAGTGACGGTTTGCCAGGTTTCTCTTATGCCGATGCGAGCGGCAAATTTTCCGGTATTGATGTGGACGTTTGCCGAGGCGTTGCCGCTGCGGTATTTGGAGATGCCTCTAAAGTTAAATACACGCCGCTGACCGCCAAAGAACGCTTCACGGCGCTGCAATCTGGTGAAGTAGACATTCTTTCTCGTAATACCACCTGGACTTCATCCCGCGATGGCGGCATGGGCATGATCTTTACCGGCGTTACCTATTACGACGGCATTGGCTTCCTGACCCATAACAAAGCAGGCCTGAAGAGCGCTAAAGAATTGGACGGCGCTACGGTCTGCATCCAGGCCGGTACGGATACCGAACTCAACGTCGCCGACTATTTCAAAGCGAACAACATGAAGTACACCCCGGTGACCTTTGACCGTTCCGATGAATCTGCGAAAGCGCTGGAATCGGGCCGCTGCGACACGCTCGCGTCTGACCAGTCTCAGCTGTACGCACTGCGCATCAAACTGAGCAATCCAGCTGAATGGATTGTCCTGCCAGAAGTTATCTCTAAAGAACCGCTGGGCCCGGTAGTTCGCCGTGGTGATGAAGACTGGTTAGCCATCGTGCGCTGGACGCTGTTCGCCATGCTGAACGCCGAAGAGATGGGCGTCGACTCCAAAAACGTCGACCAGATGGCCGCTAACCCAACCACGCCGGATATGGCTCACCTGCTAGGTAAAGAGGGTGACTTTGGGAAAGATCTGAAGCTCGATAATAAATGGGCTTATAACATCGTTAAGCAGGTTGGTAACTACGCTGAGATCTTCGACCATAACGTCGGCGCGGAAAGCCCGCTGAAAATCAAACGCGGGCAGAACAACCTGTGGAATAAAGGTGGCATTCAGTACGCTCCGCCAGTTCGCTAA
- the fis gene encoding DNA-binding transcriptional regulator Fis has translation MFEQRVNSDVLTVSTVNSQDQVTQKPLRDSVKQALKNYFAQLNGQDVNDLYELVLAEVEQPLLDMVMQYTRGNQTRAALMMGINRGTLRKKLKKYGMN, from the coding sequence ATGTTCGAACAACGCGTAAATTCTGACGTACTGACCGTTTCTACCGTTAACTCTCAGGACCAGGTTACCCAAAAACCCCTGCGTGACTCCGTGAAACAGGCACTGAAGAACTATTTTGCTCAACTGAATGGTCAAGATGTAAACGATCTGTATGAGCTGGTACTGGCTGAAGTAGAGCAACCATTGTTGGACATGGTGATGCAATACACCCGTGGCAACCAGACCCGCGCGGCCCTGATGATGGGCATCAACCGTGGTACGCTGCGCAAAAAATTGAAAAAATACGGCATGAACTGA
- the dprA gene encoding DNA-protecting protein DprA — MLPTEIWLRLMAVNSLSGDKMLEIAQYLLSGTQFSPGSLAAAGLTSRQIKQFIGFSERELENSYLWLEQTGHHLLTVDSPLYPEQLRATEDFPAALLIAGNLPLLAKNQLAVVGSRNLSMYGERWCRLFCEPLAAAGLTITSGLALGIDGVAHRATLQAGGKTVAVLGNGLHDIYPKRHRQLAQSIVEAGGALVSEFPLATTPWPANFPRRNRIISGLSRAVFVVEASERSGSLVTAKLAVEQGREVFALPGPIGSPGSEGPHWLIKQGATLVSHPADILDHLKSELQWLTPSHKTLIYSADEGVHTLPFPELLANVGDEVTPVDVVAERAGQPVPETVAQLLELELAGWIAAVPGGYVRLRRACHVRRTNVLI; from the coding sequence GTGTTACCAACGGAGATTTGGTTGCGCCTTATGGCAGTGAACAGCCTGAGCGGCGATAAGATGCTGGAAATCGCCCAATACCTGCTGTCCGGCACGCAGTTTTCCCCCGGCTCGCTTGCCGCTGCGGGTCTCACCTCCCGGCAGATTAAGCAATTTATTGGCTTTAGCGAGCGTGAGCTTGAAAATAGCTATTTATGGCTTGAGCAAACCGGACATCATCTGCTCACGGTAGACAGTCCTCTCTATCCTGAACAGCTCCGCGCTACGGAGGATTTCCCTGCGGCCCTGTTGATAGCAGGCAACCTGCCGCTGCTCGCCAAGAATCAGCTGGCCGTGGTCGGTAGCCGCAATCTCTCAATGTATGGTGAAAGATGGTGCCGCTTGTTCTGCGAGCCACTGGCCGCCGCCGGGCTGACCATAACCAGCGGCCTGGCATTGGGCATTGATGGCGTGGCCCATCGCGCTACGTTGCAGGCAGGAGGGAAAACCGTGGCCGTGTTGGGCAATGGTTTGCATGACATTTACCCTAAACGTCATCGGCAGCTCGCACAAAGCATTGTTGAAGCTGGTGGCGCACTGGTTTCCGAATTTCCGTTAGCCACCACACCCTGGCCTGCAAACTTTCCTCGTCGCAATCGTATTATTAGCGGCCTGAGCCGGGCCGTATTTGTTGTGGAGGCCTCTGAACGCAGCGGCTCGTTAGTCACAGCGAAACTGGCTGTGGAACAAGGAAGAGAGGTCTTTGCGCTACCGGGGCCAATTGGCAGCCCGGGGAGTGAAGGGCCGCACTGGCTGATAAAACAGGGTGCCACGCTGGTCAGCCATCCCGCCGATATCCTTGACCATCTTAAAAGCGAACTGCAATGGCTGACTCCATCGCACAAAACCCTAATATATTCTGCCGATGAAGGCGTTCACACATTGCCATTTCCCGAGCTGTTGGCTAACGTAGGAGATGAGGTTACACCTGTTGACGTCGTCGCTGAACGTGCCGGCCAACCTGTGCCAGAGACGGTAGCCCAACTGCTCGAACTGGAGTTAGCAGGATGGATCGCAGCTGTACCCGGCGGCTATGTCCGATTGAGGAGGGCATGCCATGTTCGACGTACTAATGTACTTATTTGA
- a CDS encoding DUF1488 domain-containing protein — translation MNQSIQFPDREVWDEKRCAICFPALVNGFQVNCAIAGITLAGRFGGDGVKQWMEAFRLHRWDLEEEVQDLIFDEQEDDQGWYWLS, via the coding sequence ATGAATCAGTCGATCCAATTTCCGGATCGTGAAGTGTGGGATGAGAAACGCTGCGCGATCTGCTTCCCGGCGTTGGTAAATGGTTTTCAGGTTAACTGCGCCATCGCCGGGATAACTCTTGCCGGCCGGTTTGGCGGCGACGGAGTGAAGCAGTGGATGGAGGCTTTCCGCCTCCATCGTTGGGATTTAGAAGAAGAAGTACAGGATCTAATCTTTGATGAGCAAGAAGACGATCAGGGATGGTACTGGCTGTCCTGA
- a CDS encoding carbonic anhydrase, giving the protein MKTQLRLAALLIAGLLPAFAMASHWSYEGKDSPEHWSEIDANNQLCRQGMNQSPIDINKAMQAHLRPLNTAYADSPISIINNGHTIQAGFAEKAKDIVTIDDVPFQLQQVHFHAPSENTLHGKHYAMEMHMVHKNADGEIAVVAVMFETGAANDELAKLWQAMPAKADESSALKQKIDVNKLLPDDLTHYRFSGSLTTPPCSEGVRWLVMKHPVTLSAQQLKQFTEVMHHDNNRPVQPLHGRVIVE; this is encoded by the coding sequence ATGAAAACACAGTTACGCCTTGCTGCTCTTCTTATTGCAGGTTTGCTGCCGGCGTTTGCCATGGCTTCGCACTGGAGCTATGAGGGCAAGGATTCTCCGGAGCACTGGAGCGAGATTGACGCGAACAACCAGCTTTGCCGGCAGGGTATGAATCAGTCACCCATTGATATTAATAAGGCCATGCAGGCCCATCTTCGCCCATTAAACACAGCCTACGCCGACTCGCCGATTAGCATCATTAACAACGGCCATACTATCCAGGCGGGGTTTGCTGAGAAGGCGAAGGATATCGTCACAATTGACGATGTTCCCTTCCAGTTACAGCAGGTACACTTCCACGCTCCGAGCGAAAACACGCTGCACGGGAAGCACTACGCGATGGAAATGCATATGGTGCATAAGAATGCCGACGGTGAAATAGCCGTCGTGGCGGTGATGTTCGAAACCGGTGCCGCAAATGATGAGCTGGCGAAGCTTTGGCAGGCCATGCCTGCGAAGGCAGATGAGTCTTCCGCACTTAAGCAGAAAATTGATGTGAATAAGCTGCTGCCCGATGATTTAACCCACTATCGCTTCAGCGGTTCACTAACGACGCCGCCTTGTTCTGAAGGGGTCCGCTGGCTGGTGATGAAGCATCCCGTCACCCTGTCGGCGCAGCAGCTCAAACAATTCACGGAAGTTATGCATCATGACAATAACCGACCGGTACAGCCGCTGCACGGCCGGGTAATTGTTGAATAA
- a CDS encoding amino acid ABC transporter permease: MTKVLISHQAPPKVVRSGAIQWARKNLFSSWTNSLLTLFCIWMMWELIPPLLNWTIFQANWIGETRADCTKEGACWVFIHARFGQFMYGLYPHDQRWRINLALIIGLVSIVPMFWSVMPRRGRYIAVWAVIYPLVVWILLYGGFLGLERVETRQWGGLTLTLIIASVGIAGALPLGILLALGRRSTMPVVRILSVVFIEFWRGVPLITVLFMSSVMLPLFLAEGTSIDKLIRALVGVILFQSAYVAEVVRGGLQALPKGQYEAAESLALGYWKTQGLVILPQALKMVIPGLVNTIIALFKDTSLVIIIGLFDLFSSVQQATVDPAWLGMSTEGYVFAALIYWAFCFSMSRYSQHLEKRFNTGRAPH, encoded by the coding sequence ATGACGAAAGTATTAATCTCCCATCAGGCGCCCCCAAAGGTCGTTCGCTCGGGCGCGATACAGTGGGCCCGTAAAAACCTGTTCTCCAGCTGGACCAACAGCCTGCTAACGCTGTTCTGTATCTGGATGATGTGGGAACTGATCCCGCCACTGCTGAACTGGACAATCTTCCAGGCGAACTGGATAGGTGAGACACGAGCCGACTGCACCAAAGAAGGTGCCTGCTGGGTCTTCATTCACGCCCGCTTCGGGCAGTTCATGTATGGGCTTTATCCCCATGACCAGCGCTGGCGCATCAACCTCGCGTTAATCATCGGTCTGGTGTCTATCGTCCCTATGTTCTGGAGCGTCATGCCGCGCCGCGGTCGTTATATCGCTGTGTGGGCCGTTATCTACCCGCTGGTTGTGTGGATCTTGCTCTACGGCGGCTTTCTTGGTCTGGAACGAGTGGAAACTCGCCAGTGGGGCGGACTGACATTAACGCTGATCATTGCCTCCGTCGGGATTGCAGGAGCGTTACCGTTGGGGATCTTACTGGCACTTGGACGACGTTCAACGATGCCGGTGGTAAGGATCCTTTCCGTCGTGTTTATCGAGTTCTGGCGGGGCGTTCCGCTGATTACCGTCCTGTTTATGTCATCGGTCATGCTGCCGCTGTTTCTGGCGGAAGGAACAAGCATCGATAAGCTAATACGTGCGCTGGTAGGGGTGATCCTGTTCCAGTCAGCCTATGTCGCAGAGGTTGTGCGCGGTGGGCTACAGGCACTGCCTAAAGGGCAATACGAAGCGGCGGAGTCTTTAGCTTTAGGCTACTGGAAAACTCAGGGTCTGGTGATTTTGCCTCAGGCACTGAAGATGGTGATCCCGGGCCTTGTGAACACCATTATCGCCCTGTTCAAGGACACCAGTCTGGTGATCATCATTGGCCTGTTCGATCTGTTCAGCAGCGTGCAGCAGGCCACGGTAGATCCCGCATGGCTGGGGATGTCTACGGAAGGTTATGTTTTTGCAGCCCTGATCTACTGGGCTTTCTGTTTCAGTATGTCGCGCTACAGCCAGCATCTGGAAAAGCGCTTTAACACCGGACGGGCACCGCACTGA
- the tsaC gene encoding L-threonylcarbamoyladenylate synthase type 1 TsaC — MNNSLQQEPIAQIVAALKNNNVIAYPTEAVFGVGCDPDSELAVSRLLALKQRPVDKGLILIAADFEQLKPYVNEQALTTAQREAVFSRWPGPVTFVFPALPSTPRWLTGRFDSLAVRVTDHPLVKTLCLEYGKPLVSTSANLTGLPPCRTAEEVLQQFGTDFPVLRGETGGRQNPSEIRDALTGELFRQG, encoded by the coding sequence GTGAACAATAGCCTGCAACAAGAGCCCATCGCACAGATCGTCGCGGCTCTGAAAAATAATAATGTCATCGCTTATCCAACAGAGGCTGTTTTTGGCGTCGGTTGCGATCCTGACAGCGAGCTGGCGGTTTCCCGTCTGCTCGCTTTAAAACAGCGCCCCGTTGATAAAGGTTTGATTCTCATCGCGGCGGATTTTGAACAACTAAAACCTTATGTGAATGAGCAGGCGTTAACCACCGCGCAGCGTGAAGCGGTTTTCTCTCGCTGGCCCGGGCCGGTAACGTTTGTCTTCCCGGCTCTGCCCTCAACGCCACGCTGGCTGACGGGCCGTTTCGATTCCCTGGCTGTCAGAGTGACGGACCATCCGCTGGTTAAAACACTCTGTCTTGAATACGGCAAACCGCTGGTTTCAACAAGCGCCAATCTGACTGGCTTACCGCCATGCCGCACCGCTGAAGAAGTTTTGCAGCAGTTCGGTACCGATTTCCCTGTTTTACGTGGTGAAACCGGTGGCCGCCAGAACCCTTCTGAAATCCGCGATGCCTTAACCGGCGAACTTTTCCGCCAGGGATAA
- a CDS encoding amino acid ABC transporter ATP-binding protein: protein MSQITLQPADAMIMLENVNKWYGQFHVLKDINLKVKQGERIVLCGPSGSGKSTTIRCINHLEEHQQGRIVVDGTELNDDLRNIEKVRTEVGMVFQHFNLFPHLTVLQNCTLAPIWVKKMPKKEAEALGMHYLERVRIAEHAHKFPGQISGGQQQRVAIARSLCMKPKIMLFDEPTSALDPEMVKEVLDTMIGLAQSGMTMLCVTHEMGFARTVADRVIFMDRGEIVEQASPDEFFAHPKSERTRSFLSQVIH from the coding sequence ATGAGTCAAATTACACTGCAACCCGCTGACGCGATGATCATGTTGGAAAATGTGAACAAGTGGTACGGACAGTTTCACGTGCTCAAGGATATCAATCTGAAGGTAAAACAAGGAGAACGCATCGTGCTCTGCGGGCCGTCAGGTTCAGGAAAATCCACGACCATACGCTGCATTAACCATCTGGAAGAGCATCAGCAAGGGCGAATCGTCGTTGACGGAACAGAGCTGAATGACGATCTCCGCAATATTGAAAAGGTCAGGACAGAGGTGGGGATGGTTTTCCAGCACTTCAATCTTTTCCCTCATCTTACCGTTTTGCAGAACTGTACTTTGGCCCCCATTTGGGTCAAAAAGATGCCAAAAAAAGAGGCTGAGGCACTGGGCATGCACTATCTGGAACGAGTGCGTATTGCTGAACACGCACATAAATTTCCAGGACAGATCTCCGGTGGACAGCAGCAGCGCGTGGCCATTGCGCGTTCGTTATGCATGAAACCGAAGATCATGCTGTTTGATGAGCCAACATCCGCACTCGATCCAGAGATGGTTAAGGAAGTGCTGGATACAATGATTGGCCTTGCCCAGTCAGGTATGACAATGCTGTGCGTAACCCACGAGATGGGCTTCGCCAGAACGGTGGCGGATAGAGTGATCTTTATGGATCGAGGAGAGATAGTGGAGCAGGCATCGCCCGATGAGTTCTTTGCTCACCCTAAATCTGAGCGAACCCGCTCTTTCCTGTCTCAGGTTATTCATTGA
- a CDS encoding type I DNA topoisomerase, with the protein MTKSALFTVPKNEPCPQCGAELAIRSGKHGPFLGCSHYPECDYVRPLKGQADGHVVKVLDGQACPECQATLVLRQGRFGMFIGCSNYPECEHTQVIDKPDETAITCPQCQQGQLVQRRSRYGKTFWSCDRYPACQFVINFKPIAGVCPECHYPLLIEKKTAQGVKCLCASKQCGKPVTAE; encoded by the coding sequence ATGACCAAATCAGCACTATTCACGGTGCCTAAAAATGAACCCTGCCCCCAATGCGGGGCAGAGTTAGCGATTCGTTCCGGCAAGCACGGCCCGTTTCTGGGCTGCTCCCATTACCCGGAATGTGATTACGTGCGCCCGCTAAAAGGCCAGGCCGATGGCCATGTTGTTAAAGTGCTGGATGGACAGGCGTGTCCGGAATGCCAGGCAACGCTTGTCCTGCGCCAGGGGCGGTTCGGTATGTTTATCGGCTGCAGCAATTATCCCGAATGCGAACATACTCAAGTGATCGACAAGCCTGACGAGACGGCAATCACCTGTCCGCAATGCCAACAGGGCCAGCTGGTGCAGCGTCGTTCTCGCTATGGCAAAACCTTCTGGTCGTGCGATCGCTACCCTGCATGCCAGTTTGTCATCAATTTCAAACCCATCGCTGGGGTTTGTCCTGAATGCCACTATCCGTTATTAATAGAAAAGAAAACGGCGCAGGGCGTTAAGTGTCTTTGTGCCAGTAAACAATGTGGAAAGCCGGTTACGGCGGAATAA
- a CDS encoding amino acid ABC transporter permease, giving the protein MFHRRPAVKGDISLSNPAVRAWLFQIIAVAIVVGIAVYLIHNTVTNLNHRGITSGFAFLDRAAGFGIVQHLIDYEQGDTYGRVFVVGLLNTLLVSALCIMFASFIGFFLGLARLSENWLLRKLSTLYIETFRNIPPLLQIFFWYFAVLRNLPGPRQAVSAFDLLFLSNRGLYIPSPQMGEGAVAFVVAVAAALVVSAGLYRFNKMHQVKTGQLRRTWPIALALLIALPMLTQWSFGAALHWDVPALRGFNFRGGMVLIPELAALTLALSVYTSAFIAEIIRSGIQSVPYGQREAARSLALPNQVTLRQVIIPQAMRVIIPPLTSQYLNIVKNSSLAAAIGYPDMVSLFAGSVLNQTGQAIETIAITMSVYLIISLTISLLMNIYNRRIALVER; this is encoded by the coding sequence ATGTTCCATCGCCGCCCCGCCGTAAAAGGAGATATCTCCTTATCTAATCCCGCGGTTCGTGCCTGGCTGTTTCAGATTATCGCGGTGGCCATTGTCGTCGGCATCGCGGTTTACCTGATACACAACACCGTCACCAACCTTAATCATCGTGGCATCACCTCAGGCTTTGCATTTCTCGACCGGGCCGCCGGCTTTGGCATCGTCCAGCATCTTATCGACTATGAGCAGGGCGATACCTATGGCCGGGTGTTCGTGGTCGGGCTACTGAATACCCTGCTGGTTTCCGCTCTGTGTATCATGTTTGCGTCGTTTATCGGCTTTTTCCTCGGCCTTGCGCGCCTGTCGGAAAACTGGCTGCTGCGCAAACTCTCCACCCTCTACATTGAGACGTTCCGTAATATTCCGCCGCTGCTGCAAATCTTCTTCTGGTACTTTGCCGTGCTGCGTAATCTGCCCGGGCCGCGCCAGGCCGTTAGCGCCTTCGATCTGCTGTTTCTCAGCAATCGCGGACTGTATATCCCTTCTCCGCAAATGGGTGAAGGTGCCGTCGCTTTTGTCGTAGCCGTCGCTGCGGCGCTGGTTGTGTCCGCCGGGCTTTATCGCTTCAATAAGATGCATCAGGTTAAAACCGGCCAGCTTCGCCGTACCTGGCCTATTGCGCTTGCGCTACTGATAGCCTTACCAATGCTCACTCAGTGGAGCTTCGGTGCGGCTCTGCACTGGGATGTTCCAGCCCTGCGTGGTTTTAACTTCCGCGGTGGGATGGTGCTGATCCCGGAGCTGGCTGCTCTGACGTTGGCGCTGTCGGTTTATACCTCCGCGTTTATTGCCGAGATCATCCGCTCGGGTATTCAGTCGGTGCCGTACGGCCAGCGCGAGGCTGCGCGTTCGCTTGCGCTGCCGAATCAGGTCACGCTGCGCCAGGTCATCATTCCACAGGCGATGCGGGTCATCATCCCACCGCTAACCAGCCAGTATCTCAACATCGTCAAGAACTCCTCGCTGGCAGCCGCCATCGGCTACCCGGATATGGTGTCGCTGTTTGCCGGGTCGGTGCTCAACCAGACCGGACAGGCCATCGAAACCATCGCCATTACGATGTCGGTCTACCTGATTATCAGCCTGACTATCTCCCTGCTGATGAATATCTACAACCGCCGTATCGCCCTGGTCGAACGCTAA
- a CDS encoding gamma carbonic anhydrase family protein, translated as MSAVLRPFHKISPKTGQRVMLDPSGVVIGDVTLGDDASIWPLVVIRGDVNHVVIGARSNIQDGSVLHVTHKSSYKPEGNPLIVGEDVTVGHKVMLHGCTIGDRVLVGMGSILLDGVIVEDDVMIGAGSLIPQNKRLESGFLYLGSPVKQVRPLTEAELEGLKYSANNYVRWKDEYLAQDSQYHP; from the coding sequence ATGTCCGCAGTATTACGCCCCTTCCATAAAATCTCTCCAAAAACAGGCCAACGGGTCATGCTGGATCCTTCTGGCGTGGTAATAGGTGATGTCACGCTGGGTGACGACGCCAGCATTTGGCCGTTGGTTGTTATTCGCGGTGATGTAAACCATGTTGTTATAGGCGCTCGCAGCAATATCCAGGACGGCAGCGTTCTGCACGTCACTCATAAGTCTTCTTATAAACCTGAAGGTAACCCGCTGATCGTGGGGGAGGATGTAACCGTCGGGCATAAAGTGATGCTGCATGGCTGTACGATAGGCGATCGCGTTCTAGTGGGGATGGGATCGATTCTGCTGGATGGGGTAATAGTAGAGGATGACGTCATGATCGGTGCCGGTAGCCTGATACCACAAAACAAACGTCTTGAAAGTGGGTTCTTATATCTGGGGAGCCCAGTGAAACAGGTGCGTCCTTTAACGGAGGCGGAGCTTGAAGGCCTGAAGTACTCCGCGAATAACTATGTGCGCTGGAAAGATGAGTATCTTGCTCAGGACAGCCAGTACCATCCCTGA
- the dusB gene encoding tRNA dihydrouridine synthase DusB, whose protein sequence is MRIGHHQLRNCLIAAPMAGITDRPFRTLCYEMGAGLTVSEMMSSNPEVWASDKSRLRMVHVDEPGIRTVQIAGSDPEEMAEAARINVANGAQIIDINMGCPAKKVNRKLAGSALLQYPSLVKSIVTTVVKAVDVPVTLKIRTGWDTAHRNCVEIAQLAEDCGIQALTIHGRTRACLFQGDAEYDSIRAVKQKVSIPIIANGDITDPLKARAVLDYTGADALMIGRAAQGRPWIFREIQHYLDTGELLAPLPLVEVKRLLCAHIRELHDFYGHVKGYRIARKHVSWYLQEHAPDDQFRRTFNAIEDAGEQLAALEAYFENFA, encoded by the coding sequence ATGCGCATCGGACACCACCAGCTCAGAAATTGCCTTATCGCAGCACCTATGGCTGGCATTACCGACAGACCATTCAGGACCCTGTGCTACGAGATGGGAGCAGGTTTAACCGTTTCCGAGATGATGTCCTCCAACCCTGAAGTTTGGGCGAGCGACAAATCCCGTTTACGGATGGTGCATGTGGATGAACCAGGTATTCGCACCGTGCAAATTGCCGGCAGCGATCCTGAAGAGATGGCAGAAGCCGCACGCATTAACGTGGCAAATGGCGCCCAGATTATTGATATCAATATGGGATGCCCGGCCAAAAAGGTGAATCGCAAGCTGGCAGGTTCAGCGCTGCTGCAGTACCCGAGTCTGGTGAAGTCTATCGTGACGACGGTGGTGAAGGCAGTGGATGTTCCTGTGACCTTAAAGATTCGCACCGGCTGGGATACGGCGCACCGTAACTGTGTAGAGATTGCCCAACTGGCTGAAGACTGTGGCATTCAGGCCCTGACAATTCATGGACGCACCCGCGCCTGTTTATTCCAGGGAGACGCTGAGTACGACAGCATTCGGGCAGTTAAGCAGAAAGTTTCCATTCCGATTATCGCGAATGGTGACATTACTGACCCGCTTAAAGCCAGAGCTGTGCTCGACTATACAGGGGCAGATGCTCTGATGATAGGACGTGCAGCTCAGGGAAGACCCTGGATCTTTCGGGAAATCCAGCACTATCTGGACACTGGAGAGTTGCTTGCTCCCCTGCCTCTGGTAGAGGTAAAGCGCTTACTTTGTGCACATATTCGGGAACTTCATGACTTTTATGGTCATGTTAAGGGATACCGGATTGCGCGCAAACACGTATCCTGGTATCTCCAGGAACACGCTCCAGATGACCAGTTTCGGCGCACATTCAACGCCATTGAAGATGCAGGTGAACAGCTTGCGGCGTTGGAGGCATACTTCGAAAATTTTGCGTAA